From the Osmerus eperlanus chromosome 19, fOsmEpe2.1, whole genome shotgun sequence genome, one window contains:
- the hspb2 gene encoding heat shock protein beta-2, producing the protein MADRTVPHAYPMSTQYELNSPSRIYDQTFGEALTPQDLLTPTLYHGYYVRPRITKQLERGFSQIEEESGMWRVQLDVCQFTPDELTVRTVDNLLEVTGNHSQKQDAHGFVSRSFTRTYILPAGVDPLLLQVHVSHDGILTMSSPRTTPELPVTHLCTIHTDKAPKKS; encoded by the exons ATGGCAGACCGAACGGTCCCACATGCGTATCCTATGAGTACCCAGTATGAGCTGAACTCACCAAGCCGTATCTACGACCAAACATTCGGAGAGG CCTTAACGCCACAGGACCTGTTGACCCCCACCCTCTACCATGGATACTACGTGCGTCCACGAATCACCAAGCAGCTGGAGCGGGGCTTCTCACAGATAGAGGAGGAGTCAGGAATGTGGCGCGTTCAATTGGACGTCTGCCAGTTTACCCCCGACGAGCTTACAGTGCGCACTGTTGACAACCTGCTGGAG GTGACAGGAAATCATTCCCAGAAGCAGGATGCCCACGGTTTCGTCAGTCGGTCCTTCACGCGCACCTACATCCTGCCTGCAGGCGTGGaccccctcctgctccaggtCCACGTGTCACACGACGGCATCCTGACAATGTCCAGCCCCAGAACCACCCCCGAGCTCCCCGTCACACACCTATGCACCATACACACCGACAAGGCCCCCAAGAAGTCCTAG
- the mia gene encoding melanoma-derived growth regulatory protein, whose protein sequence is MPCTLHFVLLACLLLPLSQAGRQMPKLSDKKLCADAECSHPILIARALEDYYPGDCRFIPIRQGQLIYVYAMLKDRGNLFWAGSVQGSYYGEQEARLGHFPSSVVEETHALMPATTEVKTDKWDFYCN, encoded by the exons ATGCCGTGCACTCTCCACTTCGTCCTGCTAGCCtgcctcctgctgcctctctcacaggcagggaggcagatgcCCAAACTGTCCGACAAGAAGCTCTGCGCCGACGCCGAATGCAGCC ACCCCATCCTAATAGCCCGTGCCCTGGAGGACTACTATCCTGGAGACTGCAGGTTCATCCCTATCAGACAAGGACAGCTGATCTACGTCTACGCCATGCTGAAAGACAGAGGGAACCTCTTCTGGGCTGGCAGT GTACAGGGTTCCTACTATGGAGAGCAGGAGGCTCGTCTGGGCCATTTCCCCAGCAGCGTGGTGGAGGAGACACACGCACTCATGCCCGCCACCACTGAGGTCAAGACTGAT aaATGGGACTTCTACTGTAACTGA
- the bicdl2 gene encoding BICD family-like cargo adapter 2 isoform X1: MFSHRNDSLPSPSLEDSFFPLSSSSSSLSLSLALPSSSAHSRVGEGGEGMETDLILAAELGQALLERNEELAAALEQREREVEVLQQEKHVLQRRLDMSEMTLGQREAELTSDITSLREELERHHSRGRDRRRDESEQLTQLANHNHRLVEQLAEAVSVEHSLRCELRSLKDEMDDSSFSRDISFTQLGSTQAENRVLQERLSLIEKQLASSQDDTDRLRAEREGLRERLTEMQTSLREREAELEQEQGVVFELRTLNRSLQQRALSLGEESSVENTHTHPQSLHSEIQQSQAKEAHLVYSAVLQARDEEIHTLKEELSAKQAELDSLRKDLEQFPGKPSYSSLENEVITVRQERDSLTQQLLNTIKHKVALSQEVDAWQEDMRLVISQQVHLQEEERQKALEKKKESGLQRGSRTRSLRVRGEGGKGFFSSLFRGDS, from the exons ATGTTCTCTCACCGGAATGACAGCCTTCCCTCCCCGAGTCTGGAAGactctttcttccctctctcttcctcctcgtcttccctctctctctccctggccctcccctcctcctctgctcactcccgggtgggggagggcggggagggCATGGAGACGGACTTGATCCTGGCGGCGGAGTTGGGTCAGGCTCTGTTGGAGAGGAACGAAGAACTGGCAGCCGCTctcgagcagagagagagagaagtcgaG gttctgCAACAGGAGAAGCATGTGCTCCAGAGAAGGTTGGACATGAGCGAGATGACGCTAGGCCAGAGAGAAGCGGAGCTCACCTCTGACATCACAAGCTTGCGTGAGGAGCTGGAGCGACATCACAGCCGGGGGCGGGACCGGAGGCGGGATGAGAGCGAGCAGCTCACTCAGCTAGCCAATCACAACCATCGACTGGTCGAACAGCTGGCTGAG gcTGTCTCGGTCGAGCACAGTCTGAGGTGTGAGCTAAGGTCTCTCAAGGATGAGATGGATGACTCGTCCTTCAGCCGGGACATCAGCTTCACACAGCTGGGGAGCACCCaggcagag AACAGAGTTTTGCAGGAGCGTCTTTCTCTCATAGAGAAACAGCTGGCGTCGTCCCAAGACGACACCGATAGGCTGagggcggagagggaggggctgagagagagactgacagagatgcagaccagcctgagagaaagagaagcagag ctggagcaggagcagggggtGGTGTTTGAGTTGCGGACGTTGAATCGTTCTCTACAACAAAGAGCCCTGAgcctgggagaggagagcagtgtggagaacacacacacacatccccagtcTCTGCATAGTGAGATACAGCAGTCacag GCCAAAGAGGCTCACCTTGTCTACTCTGCAGTCCTGCAGGCTAGAGACGAGGAAATACACACTCTGAAAGAAGAG CTGAGCGCCAAACAGGCAGAGCTTGATTCTCTGAGGAAGGATCTTGAGCAATTTCCAGGAAAGCCCTCTTACAG TTCTCTAGAGAACGAGGTCATCACCGTGCGCCAGGAGAGAGATTCCCTCACCCAGCAGCTCCTCAACACCATCAAACACAAGGTGGCGCTGTCCCAGGAGGTCGACGCGTGGCAG gaggacATGCGCTTGGTGATCAGTCAGCAGGTGcacctgcaggaggaggagagacagaaggcgttggagaagaagaaagagagtgggCTGCAGAGAGGCTCTCGCACCAGGTCCCTGCGAGtgcgaggagaaggaggaaaaggcttcttctcctctctgttcagAGGGGACTcgtag
- the zgc:193711 gene encoding uncharacterized protein zgc:193711, with protein MGNGLNKTLDRWGANPRKLNKKRKGDPVEPQEQVPDVHIYDDVPDEGQRQRQDSDGILYADLQLRPHPAASGGRKFPRPSDEQHTEYASVNFTPRGEKLNQKLTSLQRQFSPSPVKPSSLPADILIPPGALKTPKRQQQPSPSSPRPTHTTQHKPVVV; from the exons ATGGGCAACGGGTTGAACAAAACACTCGACAG ATGGGGTGCAAATCCTCGGAAATTAAACAAGAAGAGAAAAG gtgatccAGTGGAGCCTCAGGAACAG GTCCCAGACGTCCATATATATGACGATGTTCCTGACGAGggccagaggcagagacaggacTCTGACGGAATTCTCTATGCAGACCTGCAGCTGAGGCCCCACCCAGCCGCCAGCGGAGGGAGGAAGTTTCCGCGCCCCTCAGATGAGCAGCATACAGAATATGCCTCCGTAAACTTTACTCCCAGGGGCGAGAAGCTCAACCAAAAACTAACCAGCCTGCAGCGCCAGTTCAGCCCCTCGCCTGTGAAGCCCTCATCCCTGCCCGCCGACATCCTCATCCCCCCTGGTGCTCTGAAAACACCCAAACGCCAACAACAACCGAGCCCCAGCAgcccccgccccacacacaccacccaacaCAAACCAGTtgtggtgtag
- the bicdl2 gene encoding BICD family-like cargo adapter 2 isoform X2, with the protein MFSHRNDSLPSPSLEDSFFPLSSSSSSLSLSLALPSSSAHSRVGEGGEGMETDLILAAELGQALLERNEELAAALEQREREVEVLQQEKHVLQRRLDMSEMTLGQREAELTSDITSLREELERHHSRGRDRRRDESEQLTQLANHNHRLVEQLAEAVSVEHSLRCELRSLKDEMDDSSFSRDISFTQLGSTQAENRVLQERLSLIEKQLASSQDDTDRLRAEREGLRERLTEMQTSLREREAEAKEAHLVYSAVLQARDEEIHTLKEELSAKQAELDSLRKDLEQFPGKPSYSSLENEVITVRQERDSLTQQLLNTIKHKVALSQEVDAWQEDMRLVISQQVHLQEEERQKALEKKKESGLQRGSRTRSLRVRGEGGKGFFSSLFRGDS; encoded by the exons ATGTTCTCTCACCGGAATGACAGCCTTCCCTCCCCGAGTCTGGAAGactctttcttccctctctcttcctcctcgtcttccctctctctctccctggccctcccctcctcctctgctcactcccgggtgggggagggcggggagggCATGGAGACGGACTTGATCCTGGCGGCGGAGTTGGGTCAGGCTCTGTTGGAGAGGAACGAAGAACTGGCAGCCGCTctcgagcagagagagagagaagtcgaG gttctgCAACAGGAGAAGCATGTGCTCCAGAGAAGGTTGGACATGAGCGAGATGACGCTAGGCCAGAGAGAAGCGGAGCTCACCTCTGACATCACAAGCTTGCGTGAGGAGCTGGAGCGACATCACAGCCGGGGGCGGGACCGGAGGCGGGATGAGAGCGAGCAGCTCACTCAGCTAGCCAATCACAACCATCGACTGGTCGAACAGCTGGCTGAG gcTGTCTCGGTCGAGCACAGTCTGAGGTGTGAGCTAAGGTCTCTCAAGGATGAGATGGATGACTCGTCCTTCAGCCGGGACATCAGCTTCACACAGCTGGGGAGCACCCaggcagag AACAGAGTTTTGCAGGAGCGTCTTTCTCTCATAGAGAAACAGCTGGCGTCGTCCCAAGACGACACCGATAGGCTGagggcggagagggaggggctgagagagagactgacagagatgcagaccagcctgagagaaagagaagcagag GCCAAAGAGGCTCACCTTGTCTACTCTGCAGTCCTGCAGGCTAGAGACGAGGAAATACACACTCTGAAAGAAGAG CTGAGCGCCAAACAGGCAGAGCTTGATTCTCTGAGGAAGGATCTTGAGCAATTTCCAGGAAAGCCCTCTTACAG TTCTCTAGAGAACGAGGTCATCACCGTGCGCCAGGAGAGAGATTCCCTCACCCAGCAGCTCCTCAACACCATCAAACACAAGGTGGCGCTGTCCCAGGAGGTCGACGCGTGGCAG gaggacATGCGCTTGGTGATCAGTCAGCAGGTGcacctgcaggaggaggagagacagaaggcgttggagaagaagaaagagagtgggCTGCAGAGAGGCTCTCGCACCAGGTCCCTGCGAGtgcgaggagaaggaggaaaaggcttcttctcctctctgttcagAGGGGACTcgtag
- the cfap68 gene encoding UPF0686 protein C11orf1 homolog, with the protein MEFPLSSPPFHYGLRASGQGEVWSDARPEDKFRQYGWRCGTNEDAYGPETLIGNWVEQRKDAKYNRILRPLPSQFSHYFETSYSSAFQRKERRPISTCERREVRSFPGHQPELDPPSSPPNSCYRRDYIPSSASLRGRTHTSHTPRTPELQVQAGETEPPISTPQ; encoded by the exons ATGGAGTTTCCACTCAGCTCGCCCCCGTTCCACTACGGGTTGCGCGCATCTGGCCAAGGCGAAGTCTGGAGCGACGCGCGCCCCGAGGACAAGTTCCGTCAGTACGGATGGCGCTGTGGCACAAACGAGGATGCCTACGGTCCAGAAACTCTGATAGGAAACTGGGTCGAACAACGTAAAGACGCCAAATATAATAGGATATTACGTCCATTACCTTCCCAG TTCTCTCACTACTTTGAAACCAGCTATTCTTCAGCCTTccaaagaaaagagaggagaccaATATCTACCT GTGAacggagagaggtgaggagtttCCCGGGTCACCAGCCCGAGTTagaccctcccagcagccctcccaACTCCTGCTACCGCCGAGACTACATCCCGTCCTCGGCCTCTCTGcgtggacgcacacacacgtcacacacacctaGAACTCCCGAGTTACAGGTACAGGCAGGGGAGACCGAACCCCCCATTTCAACTCCTCAGTAa
- the cryabb gene encoding crystallin, alpha B, b isoform X1, whose product MDVPIQYPWYRRAFSHRMPDLYSGEALPDLALGWPFTWPLPWMRTSFPRWLNWADGGHAEMRAEKDRYMINLDVKHFSPEEINVNINGDFIRIHARHEERQQDDHGFVTREFVRKYKLPGGVGSGDVTSSLSCDGVLTIYAPRGFAGQERTIPITYEDGAAPQKK is encoded by the exons ATGGATGTCCCTATCCAGTACCCCTGGTACCGCCGGGCCTTCTCCCACCGCATGCCTGACCTGTACTCCGGAGAAGCTCTCCCAGACCTGGCCCTCGGCTGGCCCTTCACCTGGCCCTTACCCTGGATGAGGACTTCCTTTCCACGATGGCTCAACTGGGCCGATGGTGGACACGCCGAG atgcgcGCCGAGAAGGATCGATACATGATCAATCTGGACGTGAAGCATTTCTCTCCTGAGGAGATTAATGTCAACATCAATGGAGACTTCATCAGAATACATGCCAGGCACGAGGAACGAcag CAGGATGACCACGGCTTTGTGACGCGGGAGTTTGTGAGGAAGTACAAGCTTCCCGGGGGCGTGGGTAGCGGTGATGTCACCTCGTCTCTGTCATGTGACGGCGTGCTGACAATCTACGCCCCCCGGGGCTTCGCTGGCCAGGAGCGAACCATTCCCATCACCTACGAGGATGGGGCTGCACCACAGAAGAAGTAG
- the cryabb gene encoding crystallin, alpha B, b isoform X2 produces MDVPIQYPWYRRAFSHRMPDLYSGEALPDLALGWPFTWPLPWMRTSFPRWLNWADGGHAEMRAEKDRYMINLDVKHFSPEEINVNINGDFIRIHARHEERQDDHGFVTREFVRKYKLPGGVGSGDVTSSLSCDGVLTIYAPRGFAGQERTIPITYEDGAAPQKK; encoded by the exons ATGGATGTCCCTATCCAGTACCCCTGGTACCGCCGGGCCTTCTCCCACCGCATGCCTGACCTGTACTCCGGAGAAGCTCTCCCAGACCTGGCCCTCGGCTGGCCCTTCACCTGGCCCTTACCCTGGATGAGGACTTCCTTTCCACGATGGCTCAACTGGGCCGATGGTGGACACGCCGAG atgcgcGCCGAGAAGGATCGATACATGATCAATCTGGACGTGAAGCATTTCTCTCCTGAGGAGATTAATGTCAACATCAATGGAGACTTCATCAGAATACATGCCAGGCACGAGGAACGAcag GATGACCACGGCTTTGTGACGCGGGAGTTTGTGAGGAAGTACAAGCTTCCCGGGGGCGTGGGTAGCGGTGATGTCACCTCGTCTCTGTCATGTGACGGCGTGCTGACAATCTACGCCCCCCGGGGCTTCGCTGGCCAGGAGCGAACCATTCCCATCACCTACGAGGATGGGGCTGCACCACAGAAGAAGTAG